From one Henningerozyma blattae CBS 6284 chromosome 1, complete genome genomic stretch:
- the UBA2 gene encoding E1 ubiquitin-activating protein UBA2 (similar to Saccharomyces cerevisiae UBA2 (YDR390C); ancestral locus Anc_5.472), protein MVRESNIIQIIGETEYARLRKIRCLLVGAGGIGSELLKDLILMNFGEISVVDLDTIDLSNLNRQFLFRQKDIKKSKSSVAVKAVEHCNNSKLQAYQGNIMDTKEFPLHWFDQFDILFNALDNLAARRYVNKISQFLKKPLIESGTAGFDGYIQPIIPGQSECFDCTSKETPKTYPVCTIRSTPSQPVHCVVWAKDFLFNQLFNDLSEGEGQEGETSKDWGSDDVDEIKRIQEESQELKELQDIVRSGDMKRVTRMLEKLFVEDIAKLLKIENLWKNGRTKPVALAKENLEGEYDETLLLSVDQVGTLEEQIAEFINSSKRLMKRLIGAEANAQGIEFDKDDEDTLRFVSSASNIRSLIFGIPVQSIFDIKKIAGNIIPAVASTNGIIAGLSSLISLRVLQLLPETKDKGVLDINMAFTSKASNISNDRYLSNPKLARPNCKCVVCSRVLRGVVKMSDDGLKEITLGGLVEELRGKYDFPEDISLMDTQDQRLLIDYDFDDLQGKTLGEMGLKEGSVLLFSDEMDEDQIRKPIELYLSMGQERLVLPDLPAEYIEGQTPVREEEEPSEISANADANDGVIILDDDLPEDNQLGDKRPLDSGDDADRKRVKIGDNDDGDDDDDNDDVIELD, encoded by the coding sequence ATGGTAAGAGAAAGtaatataattcaaatcatAGGAGAAACTGAATATGCGAGATTGCGTAAAATACGATGTCTATTAGTGGGTGCTGGTGGGATTGGATCCGAGTTGctaaaagatttaattttaatgaattttggAGAGATTAGTGTAGTTGATTTGGACACGATTGATCTTTCTAATTTGAACCgtcaatttttatttagacaAAAGGATATCAAGAAAAGTAAATCCAGTGTGGCGGTGAAAGCTGTGGAACATTgcaataattctaaattgCAAGCGTATCAAGGGAATATCATGGATACAAAGGAGTTCCCCTTGCATTGGTTTGATCAATTTGATATACTTTTCAATGCATTGGATAATTTGGCCGCTAGACGGTATGTGAATAAGATTAGtcaatttttgaaaaaaccATTAATTGAAAGTGGTACTGCTGGGTTTGATGGATACATTCAACCAATCATTCCCGGTCAAAGTGAATGTTTTGATTGTACTAGTAAAGAAACGCCCAAGACATATCCTGTATGCACAATTCGTAGTACACCTTCACAACCCGTACATTGTGTTGTTTGGGCCAAAGATTTTCTgtttaatcaattatttaatgatttgaGTGAAGGAGAGGGACAAGAGGGGGAAACTTCCAAGGATTGGGGTAGTGATGATGTGGATGAAATCAAACGAATCCAAGAAGAAAGTCAAGAATTGAAGGAATTACAAGATATTGTTCGTAGTGGGGATATGAAGCGCGTCACGAGAATGTTGGAAAAATTGTTCGTAGAGGATATtgcaaaattattaaagattgaaaatttatggAAGAATGGGAGAACAAAGCCTGTTGCATTGGCAAAGGAGAATCTCGAGGGTGAATATGACGAGACGTTATTATTGAGTGTAGATCAAGTTGGTACTTTGGAAGAACAAATAGCCGAGTTTATCAACAGCAGTAAGAGATTGATGAAGAGACTAATAGGTGCGGAGGCAAATGCACAAGGGATTGAGTTtgataaagatgatgaagatacATTACGCTTTGTCAGTAGTGCCAGTAATATCCGTAGTCTAATCTTCGGGATCCCCGTACAGAGTATATTTGATATCAAGAAGATTGCTGGGAATATTATTCCTGCAGTGGCAAGCACCAATGGTATTATTGCTGGGttatcttcattaatttcGTTGCGTGTTTTGCAGTTGTTACCCGAGACGAAGGACAAAGGAGTGTTGGATATCAACATGGCGTTTACATCCAAAGCAAGTAATATTTCTAACGATCGGTATCTATCTAATCCTAAATTAGCAAGACCCAATTGTAAATGTGTAGTATGTAGCCGAGTATTAAGAGGTGTTGTGAAGATGAGTGACGATGGattgaaagaaattacGTTGGGTGGATTGGTAGAGGAATTGAGAGGCAAGTATGATTTTCCTGAAGATATATCATTAATGGATACACAAGACCAACGGCTATTGATTGATTATGATTTCGATGATTTACAAGGGAAAACGTTAGGGGAAATGGGGTTGAAAGAAGGTagtgtattattattcagtGATGAAATGGATGAAGATCAAATAAGAAAGCCTATTGAATTGTATTTGAGTATGGGCCAAGAGAGATTAGTCTTGCCCGATTTACCCGCGGAATATATCGAGGGACAAACACCAGTACGGGAGGAAGAAGAGCCGTCGGAGATAAGCGCCAACGCCGATGCAAATGACGGTGTGATTATCTTGGACGATGATTTGCCCGAGGACAACCAGCTTGGCGACAAACGTCCGTTGGATAGTGGAGACGATGCCGACAGGAAAAGGGTAAAGATAGGcgataatgatgatggtgatgatgatgatgataatgatgatgttATTGAATTAGATTAA
- the TBLA0A07960 gene encoding uncharacterized protein (similar to Saccharomyces cerevisiae SAC7 (YDR389W) and BAG7 (YOR134W); ancestral locus Anc_5.471), with translation MHSASKDPASKDPTTATATALATTCHALGPTAISGPTSAPSISLPLVVAHCGAVLKQPPNLRTPGLFRVSGSSRRLRTWKLALAADDWSVVGNDLSCADSHHSHTIHDVASLLKAYLIGLDDCLVASDNFLAFVTPLQDNIQLQQTLLENIQVQLTSTTDDKTQYLISGIEVTRLIEHYQQLITTALPQHSMHLFIYLLDLLSMVASYSRVNMMDSFNLSIIFQPSFLSSPYHSSKDDMQLARLVIQFLIQTADVLIPRIIKTLSQQ, from the coding sequence ATGCACTCCGCTTCAAAAGACCCCGCTTCAAAAGACCCCACCACCGCCACCGCCACAGCCCTGGCCACCACGTGCCACGCCCTTGGCCCTACGGCCATCTCTGGCCCCACCTCAGCCCCGTCAATTAGTCTGCCGCTGGTCGTTGCCCATTGTGGCGCTGTACTAAAACAGCCACCCAACCTCCGTACACCCGGGCTTTTCCGAGTCTCGGGCAGCTCTCGGCGGCTACGAACCTGGAAACTTGCGTTAGCCGCCGACGACTGGTCTGTCGTCGGGAACGATCTTTCCTGTGCCGATAGTCATCATTCACATACGATACATGATGTGGCAAGTTTGCTAAAGGCCTACTTGATAGGTCTAGACGATTGTCTCGTTGCCAGTGATAATTTTCTCGCGTTTGTGACACCTCTACAGGATAACATTCAACTTCAACAGACACTCTTGGAGAATATACAAGTTCAATTGACTAGCACAACAGATGACAAGACACAATACTTGATATCTGGGATTGAGGTGACGCGGTTGATTGAGCACTACCAACAACTAATAACCACAGCTTTGCCCCAGCACTCGATGCATCTTTTCATCTATCTGTTAGACTTGCTGAGTATGGTTGCGTCGTACTCCCGTGTAAATATGATGGATAGTTTCAACTTGTCAATCATCTTTCAGCCATCATTCCTCTCGTCACCGTATCATAGTTCTAAAGATGATATGCAACTGGCAAGACTCGTTATTCAATTTCTCATCCAGACGGCAGACGTTCTTATACcaagaataataaagacTCTTTCACAACAGTAA
- the CIN10 gene encoding Cin10p (similar to Saccharomyces cerevisiae YDR387C; ancestral locus Anc_5.469): protein MTDRALQDYSQSQALIPDRQVTSQAQSLTTQNSILSIDNIDNLPVQFNKRLFLIIISSTIGGLLFGYDTGIISGVLANLQPNDISLIDLSNFHKELITSMTSLGSFLASLIAFALADHYGRKFTLALCSCIFIIASLWMALSTTLTYLVIGRFIVGLAIGTVAQCIPVYLSEMAPAPIRGKILTLNVVSITFGQLFSYAIAICLTIPHAWRYLFAFAAIPAIVFLLVLDFIPESPRWLLSQNNTTDAIKTLSIIYPTATTTQLNFKIKLLQTNITTGPTTSLKELTAPTKRALFVGCTLMLFQQISGFNAFMYYTATIFKELQPSQNPLLPALLIAATNCLFTCIALYFIDSVGRRTILLITIPFMTFSLMISSIAFRNNDTHLILTSLCLFVASYALAMGYIPWSSVEFLPLDKRAFGSSCISCTNWLSNSLISISFLTTMKSFGSENTMLCFTFITIMNWLFVWKFYPEVKGLSLEEIAHIFKDGIDIHYVYRNYHST, encoded by the coding sequence ATGACAGATCGTGCTCTCCAAGACTATTCACAATCACAAGCACTCATCCCAGATCGTCAAGTCACTTCCCAAGCTCAATCACTAACCACTCAAAACTCTATTCTTTCAATAGATAACATAGACAATCTACCGGTCCAGTTCAATAAACGTCTCTTTCTCATAATCATCTCTTCCACCATAGGAGGTCTTCTGTTTGGCTACGATACAGGCATAATCTCAGGTGTGTTGGCAAACTTACAACCAAATGATATCTCCCTTATTGACCTGTCGAACTTCCACAAGGAACTAATAACTTCCATGACCAGCTTGGGTTCATTCCTCGCCTCTCTTATCGCTTTCGCCTTGGCGGATCATTACGGAAGAAAATTCACCCTTGCATTATGCTCCTGCATCTTTATCATAGCGTCTTTGTGGATGGCTCTGTCCACCACTCTCACTTACCTTGTCATCGGTAGATTCATAGTAGGCTTGGCTATAGGAACGGTGGCCCAATGTATTCCTGTCTATCTGAGTGAAATGGCGCCGGCACCCATTAGAGGTAAGATCCTTACGTTAAACGTCGTCTCGATTACATTCGGCCAATTGTTCTCGTATGCTATTGCGATTTGTCTAACAATACCTCACGCTTGGAGATATCTGTTCGCGTTCGCGGCTATTCCGGCAATCGTCTTCCTATTAGTTTTGGATTTCATACCAGAATCTCCTAGATGGTTATTATCTCAAAATAACACTACCGATGCAATCAAAACATTATCAATCATCTACCCAACTGCCACTACAACCCAgttgaatttcaaaataaaactcTTGCAAACAAACATTACAACAGGCCCCACCACTTCTCTCAAAGAACTCACTGCTCCAACGAAAAGAGCGTTGTTTGTTGGGTGCACCCTCATGCTTTTCCAACAAATCTCAGGGTTCAATGCGTTCATGTATTACACCGCGACAatctttaaagaattacaaCCTTCTCAAAACCCTTTACTCCCAGCATTACTCATTGCCGCCACAAATTGTCTTTTCACTTGTATTGCTTTGTATTTCATCGATTCCGTTGGACGTAGAACCATCTTATTAATCACCATCCCTTTCATGACGTTTAGTCTAATGATCAGTAGCATTGCATTCCGTAATAACGATACTCATCTGATTCTCACTTCATTATGCCTCTTTGTCGCCTCGTACGCCCTAGCAATGGGGTATATCCCCTGGAGTAGTGTAGAATTCTTACCCTTGGATAAGAGAGCCTTTGGATCTTCATGCATTTCATGTACAAATTGGTTGAGCAATTCTCTCATTTCCATTTCTTTCTTAACCACTATGAAATCCTTTGGTTCGGAAAATACAATGCTTTGCTTTACTTTTATTACCATCATGAATTGGCTATTTGTTTGGAAATTTTATCCAGAAGTTAAAGGGTTGTCTTTGGAAGAGATTGCTCATATCTTCAAAGATGGTATAGATATTCATTATGTATATAGAAATTATCATTCTACATGA